A region of Salinibacter sp. 10B DNA encodes the following proteins:
- a CDS encoding TonB-dependent receptor: MCTPSLRFRPPVWSWLLVGLLLFGPAPAQAQVPDSTETDRYTLALRNVPLNEALQALVTRTSVDLAYSTTLVEGKTVYCRARSATAEGLLSCILDGTGVEFLRTASGSYLLVASPEASPSTGRIAGRVVDAATGEPLPNANVLLADAGTGTATNSAGQFTVAPVLAGMHRLVVTYVGYRSALDSVRVPPNGRDTIRVALRRRVVDTAPIVVDGLQQRLPSASLGRTTLSSDALEQMSGRGTPDVLRSASRRIGVSLNRPLAEVNVQGGSSGEHVMRLDGVPVREPVSLGGLLSAFSPQALERLTVHKAGFGAAHGSYTAGVMDATHDLSRSDAQYGAAQIDPLSIHARADLEWLTSSSSTGQAMGAVRTSVWDAYRAPSLHSLLDTRTTLDRALASSWMGTVGAKDADPTQTRRAHVQFSDVHAAVRQELTPFQQIAVSGYRGRTRLGTDVASLLSTRDGSRLLLSQDRYNWSNTAVQGRYEWLAGSRVTGAIQLRGSWHDSDTFFGFRQDSLLQHASSPALSPPSERVVASHSGEGNQIGEWGGHADVDVSLSPRTHLRVGVTPQFLHGQFRVRNPFLGILEHESSDWQVGSYAEAEVSPGLNLTGTVGTRLTYLRSRASVYAEPRLSLRYDQSSTPLGGLAVRVAGGLYRQYVLQSEISSAGPTSVVPSVQFWLPLDASLAPPRAYHTTGSILLTPTATWSTRLETYYKWQPRTLEVDYAGLVQSPQPTAPPQRSFDTQSDFVAAGRGRAYGVALHLQRDGERVSGRASIEWSGAERRYPDRFDGRYVPAPWEQPVRITTGLDVALAGGLTARAHWHGIWGRSWAFRGAYYDYLTLAGKNKVLSNYALSHPGRQTLSPYSRLDLGLDGNTTMGDVHLTAQVRLVNVFDRRNAFDQSITPSRPAPTARTLPGRRVLVRLGLHY, from the coding sequence ATGTGTACGCCGTCCCTCCGATTCCGTCCTCCGGTCTGGTCGTGGCTTCTGGTCGGCCTTCTGCTCTTCGGCCCCGCCCCCGCTCAGGCTCAGGTCCCCGATTCTACCGAGACCGACCGTTACACTCTGGCCCTGCGCAACGTCCCGCTCAATGAGGCCCTCCAGGCGCTTGTGACACGCACGAGCGTTGACCTCGCGTACTCCACGACGCTCGTGGAGGGAAAGACCGTCTACTGTCGGGCCCGTAGCGCAACAGCTGAGGGACTGCTGTCCTGCATTCTGGACGGAACCGGCGTGGAGTTTCTCCGAACAGCAAGCGGCAGCTATCTACTTGTCGCCTCGCCCGAGGCCTCGCCCTCGACAGGACGCATTGCCGGACGGGTGGTAGACGCTGCCACAGGCGAGCCACTCCCCAACGCCAATGTCCTGCTGGCCGACGCCGGCACGGGGACAGCCACCAATTCGGCCGGCCAGTTCACAGTTGCGCCGGTACTTGCCGGAATGCACCGCCTCGTCGTCACGTACGTGGGCTACCGCTCGGCCCTCGACAGCGTTCGGGTCCCCCCCAACGGACGCGATACCATTCGCGTGGCCCTCCGCCGCCGGGTCGTGGATACGGCCCCGATCGTGGTAGACGGGCTGCAGCAGCGACTGCCCTCCGCGTCGCTGGGGCGCACCACGCTCTCGTCGGACGCCCTTGAGCAGATGTCCGGGCGCGGGACGCCCGACGTGTTGCGGAGTGCAAGCCGACGGATCGGAGTCTCGCTGAATCGCCCGCTTGCCGAGGTAAACGTGCAGGGCGGGAGCAGCGGCGAACACGTGATGCGCCTTGACGGGGTGCCCGTACGCGAGCCGGTGAGCCTGGGCGGCCTTCTCAGTGCCTTCAGCCCTCAGGCGCTGGAACGCCTCACGGTGCACAAGGCGGGATTCGGAGCGGCACACGGAAGCTACACGGCTGGCGTGATGGACGCAACGCACGACCTCTCGCGCTCGGACGCCCAGTACGGCGCCGCACAGATAGACCCGCTCAGTATACATGCTCGTGCTGACCTTGAATGGCTGACGTCCTCTTCGTCCACAGGACAGGCAATGGGGGCCGTCCGAACGAGCGTGTGGGATGCCTACCGCGCCCCGTCCCTGCACTCTCTCCTCGACACCCGTACCACGCTCGACCGCGCTCTCGCCTCGTCGTGGATGGGCACGGTGGGAGCAAAAGACGCCGATCCAACGCAAACCCGAAGGGCCCACGTGCAGTTTTCGGACGTGCACGCGGCGGTGCGGCAGGAGTTGACCCCGTTTCAGCAGATCGCCGTATCGGGGTACCGGGGCCGCACCCGCTTGGGTACCGACGTGGCGAGTCTCCTCTCGACGCGTGACGGCTCTCGCCTCCTGCTCTCACAAGACCGATACAACTGGTCCAACACGGCCGTGCAGGGCCGTTACGAGTGGCTCGCCGGTAGCCGGGTGACGGGGGCGATACAGCTCCGGGGCAGCTGGCATGATTCCGATACGTTCTTCGGCTTCCGTCAAGACTCTCTGCTGCAGCACGCCTCTTCCCCTGCTCTCTCTCCCCCGTCCGAACGCGTCGTGGCGTCGCACTCCGGCGAGGGGAACCAAATCGGCGAGTGGGGCGGGCACGCTGACGTTGACGTGAGCCTGTCCCCACGCACACATCTTCGGGTCGGCGTAACCCCGCAGTTTCTGCACGGCCAGTTTCGCGTCCGAAATCCGTTCCTCGGCATTCTGGAGCACGAATCGAGCGACTGGCAGGTCGGCAGCTACGCAGAAGCGGAAGTGTCCCCCGGCCTCAACCTTACGGGCACGGTGGGCACGCGCCTCACCTACCTTCGCAGTCGAGCCTCCGTGTACGCCGAGCCACGGCTCTCCCTGCGCTACGACCAGTCGTCAACGCCACTAGGGGGACTCGCCGTACGGGTCGCGGGCGGGCTGTACCGGCAGTACGTGCTCCAATCGGAGATTAGCAGCGCCGGCCCCACCTCCGTGGTACCGTCCGTCCAGTTCTGGCTCCCCCTCGATGCCTCCCTCGCTCCTCCGCGGGCGTACCACACCACCGGCAGCATACTCCTGACCCCCACGGCCACGTGGTCGACTCGCCTCGAAACGTACTACAAGTGGCAACCGCGCACGCTGGAGGTCGACTACGCCGGGCTCGTACAATCGCCCCAGCCGACCGCCCCCCCGCAGCGCTCATTCGACACACAGTCGGACTTCGTCGCGGCGGGGCGCGGCCGAGCGTACGGTGTGGCCCTCCATCTCCAGCGGGACGGGGAGCGGGTGTCCGGCCGTGCGAGTATCGAATGGAGTGGAGCCGAACGCCGATACCCCGATCGGTTCGACGGGCGCTACGTCCCTGCCCCCTGGGAGCAACCGGTCCGGATCACCACTGGGCTCGACGTGGCGCTGGCGGGCGGTCTTACCGCCCGGGCGCACTGGCACGGCATCTGGGGACGCTCGTGGGCCTTCCGAGGCGCCTACTACGATTACCTCACCCTTGCCGGCAAGAACAAAGTGCTCAGCAACTACGCCCTCTCTCATCCTGGCCGGCAGACGCTGTCTCCGTACTCGCGCCTCGACCTGGGGCTCGACGGCAACACCACGATGGGGGACGTCCACCTGACGGCACAGGTGCGCCTCGTCAACGTCTTCGATCGCCGGAATGCCTTCGACCAGAGCATCACTCCGTCGCGCCCGGCCCCGACCGCCCGGACGCTTCCCGGCCGCCGCGTCCTCGTTCGCCTCGGCCTCCACTACTGA
- a CDS encoding FecR family protein, whose amino-acid sequence MPPSLPSDFDELTDGDNASDYERIWSLLQKSDDERAASFDVDEEWDRLADRLDLSSATEAETRRAPDRPPAAQHAKRRWTHPLTATLLVLMLVGIGGWWWSQPVTVTTTPGEQTTVGLPDGSTVELNGATTLTYPRRLSSILGDAPPRRVTLNGEAFFSIVARNRPFRVHTANAQIEVLGTTFNVHTQPGRQTSETTVTVQTGRVQVTGTDASSGTGAVVLDAPGEMSRVRGKNAPVAPRPIDLKYVQAWRQGGFAMAEAPLPDVLRELERRFGSSLTLSVPPAATDTMTLHYARDARLTNVLRDICLIQDLSYRKTSRGYELVRDSK is encoded by the coding sequence ATGCCTCCTTCACTGCCTTCCGACTTCGACGAACTCACCGACGGAGACAATGCCTCCGACTACGAGCGAATCTGGTCCCTTCTTCAGAAATCCGACGACGAGCGTGCGGCGTCGTTCGATGTGGATGAGGAGTGGGACCGGCTGGCCGACCGACTCGACCTCTCCTCTGCCACCGAGGCCGAGACGCGCCGGGCCCCGGACCGGCCCCCGGCCGCCCAGCACGCGAAACGGCGCTGGACGCATCCCCTCACGGCCACGCTTCTTGTCCTTATGCTCGTGGGAATTGGGGGATGGTGGTGGAGCCAACCGGTGACCGTAACGACAACGCCCGGAGAGCAAACGACCGTGGGCCTCCCGGACGGCTCGACCGTTGAGCTAAACGGCGCAACGACGCTCACGTATCCCCGCCGCCTCTCGTCCATTCTGGGCGACGCGCCGCCCCGGCGCGTCACCCTCAACGGAGAGGCGTTCTTCTCGATCGTGGCTCGCAATCGTCCGTTCCGGGTACATACCGCCAATGCCCAGATCGAGGTGCTGGGCACGACCTTCAATGTTCATACCCAGCCGGGCCGACAGACGTCGGAAACAACTGTCACGGTGCAAACGGGGCGCGTGCAGGTAACCGGAACGGATGCATCGTCCGGAACAGGAGCCGTGGTGCTGGATGCCCCCGGTGAAATGAGTCGCGTACGCGGGAAGAACGCCCCGGTCGCGCCCCGGCCGATCGATCTCAAGTACGTACAGGCCTGGCGACAGGGCGGATTCGCAATGGCCGAGGCCCCCCTTCCGGACGTGCTTCGGGAACTGGAGCGGCGATTCGGCTCTTCGCTGACTCTTTCCGTGCCTCCTGCCGCAACCGATACAATGACGCTCCATTACGCTCGCGATGCTCGTTTAACGAACGTACTGCGCGACATTTGTCTGATCCAGGACCTCTCATACCGGAAAACGAGTCGAGGCTACGAGCTCGTACGAGACTCAAAATGA
- a CDS encoding RNA polymerase sigma-70 factor produces the protein MDDPSLPDSTSVDAASGPSPSSSEAAPSNPPSIEGLQERLAHGDETAFEHLFRQLSEPVFRFICGMVNDEALAHDLTQDTFAKLWSIRDRLNTIGSLRAYVFQMARHRVYNQQRSEEVRRDNQAELKRLHPDASPPSPDRTLDARLLQDLLDEWVAELPKRQREALLLRRQNNLSHDEIAAVMDISPKTVNNHLVRAMKRLRRRLYNHRPDLRSS, from the coding sequence ATGGACGACCCTTCCCTGCCCGATTCGACCTCTGTCGACGCGGCGTCCGGACCTTCTCCCTCCTCCTCGGAGGCCGCGCCCTCGAATCCCCCGTCCATCGAGGGCCTGCAGGAACGGCTCGCCCATGGGGACGAGACCGCCTTCGAGCACCTCTTTCGACAGCTGTCCGAGCCCGTCTTCCGCTTCATCTGCGGCATGGTGAACGACGAGGCACTCGCCCACGACCTTACGCAGGACACGTTCGCCAAACTGTGGTCCATTCGCGACCGTCTGAACACAATCGGCTCGCTTCGAGCGTACGTCTTCCAGATGGCGCGCCACCGCGTATACAACCAACAGCGCTCAGAGGAGGTGCGTCGCGACAACCAGGCAGAGCTGAAACGGCTTCATCCCGACGCCTCGCCCCCGTCCCCGGACCGCACCCTCGACGCCCGCCTGCTCCAGGACTTGCTCGACGAATGGGTGGCCGAGCTCCCGAAACGGCAGCGGGAGGCCCTCTTGCTGCGTCGGCAAAACAATCTTAGCCACGACGAAATTGCCGCGGTGATGGACATTTCCCCGAAAACCGTGAACAACCATCTCGTGCGTGCAATGAAGCGTCTTCGCCGCCGCCTTTACAATCACCGTCCCGACCTCCGTTCGTCCTGA
- a CDS encoding IS110 family transposase — protein MTAPDRSSSSDSVPPTAHHVGIDVSKASLEIALIGSEEDVFASKTVSNTKDGFDEFLSWIETQADVRLEESPEQIHVCLEASGDYQRPAARFLYERGLTVSIVNPLRTSAYAESQLNRSKTDKVDARLLARFCQREEPSLWEPTPSEQKSLKEMTRGLEQLKKEHDRLKNQIRQSENPTVTGSLESVLESINEQIDRLEDQIDEHVESTDTLARNRDLLETIPGVGSTTAALVLAELGDHERFECARQAAAYAGLTPSHHESGSSVHRKPRLSKVGSSRLRRALYFPAIAALRCNAAVEALGDRLAERGKEKMVIIGAAMRKLLHICYGVLKNQSSFDPSLHPGT, from the coding sequence ATGACCGCTCCTGATCGTTCGAGTTCGTCTGATTCCGTTCCTCCGACGGCACATCACGTGGGCATTGACGTGAGCAAGGCGTCCCTTGAAATCGCCCTGATTGGATCTGAGGAGGACGTCTTTGCTTCCAAAACTGTGTCGAACACCAAAGACGGATTCGATGAGTTCCTCAGCTGGATCGAGACACAGGCCGATGTCCGGCTGGAGGAAAGTCCGGAGCAGATTCACGTCTGCCTCGAAGCCTCCGGCGACTACCAGCGCCCGGCTGCACGCTTTTTGTACGAGCGCGGGTTGACCGTCTCGATCGTCAACCCACTACGCACAAGCGCCTACGCTGAGAGCCAGCTCAACCGGTCGAAAACCGACAAGGTGGACGCTCGTCTCCTCGCGCGCTTTTGCCAGCGTGAGGAACCAAGTCTATGGGAACCAACACCTTCGGAGCAAAAAAGCTTGAAGGAGATGACCCGCGGTCTTGAGCAACTCAAAAAAGAGCACGACCGTCTGAAAAACCAGATCCGCCAGTCGGAAAACCCGACGGTTACCGGCTCGCTTGAGTCGGTGCTCGAAAGCATAAACGAGCAGATCGACCGGCTTGAAGATCAGATCGACGAGCACGTCGAGAGCACCGATACCCTCGCCCGCAACCGAGACTTGCTGGAAACGATCCCGGGGGTTGGATCGACAACCGCTGCGCTCGTGCTTGCGGAGCTCGGGGATCACGAGCGCTTTGAGTGCGCCCGCCAGGCGGCTGCATATGCCGGCCTGACGCCCTCGCATCACGAATCGGGCAGCTCGGTTCATCGAAAACCTCGGCTTTCAAAAGTTGGGAGTTCTCGGCTCCGAAGAGCACTGTACTTCCCAGCAATTGCAGCCCTTCGGTGCAACGCCGCCGTCGAAGCGCTCGGAGACCGGCTCGCCGAGCGGGGGAAAGAAAAGATGGTGATCATCGGTGCTGCGATGCGGAAGCTCCTCCACATTTGCTACGGCGTGCTGAAGAACCAGTCCTCGTTCGACCCGTCGCTTCACCCTGGAACTTGA
- the uvrA gene encoding excinuclease ABC subunit UvrA yields MPTAESLPTQDPVIANASVTARESAQDHIVIRGARQHNLKDVDLDLPRNELIVFTGPSGSGKSSLCFDTIYAEGQRRYVESLSAYARQFLERMDKPEADLITGLAPAIAIEQKTSGNNPRSTVATQTEIYDHLRLLFARIGTTYSPVSGKPVSKDTPHGVAHALEDEMEDGSRFYLCAPIPEHSDMALRDELRSLRERGFYRILLLPTERQAEKGETPETIDLNQQDPSSVNSYGRDRLLVLIDRLKVKAGDEDTRSRIAESVEQAFDEGDGRCTIVPALRGRDEPPEDGVPTYEFSAHFERDGMRFKEPTPQLFSFNSPVGACPTCQGFGRVAGLDEDLIIPNKELSIREGALAPYRGDKWSKHFKDLIAVAADVGLNIDCPYRELEDWEKELVWEGEGDYIGLEGFFRFLEENSYKRHYRIFRARFRGYSECPDCEGHRLRDDALYVKVGGDSVEKKHIGEVCAMTTREARDYFENLELTEYEQEVAGRVMEELRKRSRYLVDVGLDYLTLDRLAQTLSGGETQRINLSTSLGSSLVGSLYVLDEPTVGLHPRDNERLIDILQRLRDLGNTVLVVEHDPVTMEAADQIVDLGPRSGAFGGEVVFQGTYEEVLEDEDSLTGQYLSGRKKIDVPDERRPVDEDDVIRIENARQHNLKNVDVTIPLGMITCVTGVSGSGKSTLTNQTLFEGLHRLKGGSGDGKVGAHDAIRGHENVDAVEMVDQSSIGRSPRSNPATYTNAFDGIRRLFAKTRQANVHGYDKGFFSFNTTGGRCEECEGQGVVKVEMQFLADLYLECEACNGRRYKKEALDVTYNGKNIADVLDMTVDEAAEFFEGERAVTNKLETLQEIGLGYLTLGQPSTTLSGGEAQRIKLASHLNSRSSDRTLYIFDEPTTGLHFDDIKQLLNAFEQLVDDGHSVIIIEHNLDVIKYADHVIDLGPEGGDAGGEIVVTGTPEEVAACEDSHTGRFLQDVL; encoded by the coding sequence ATGCCCACCGCCGAATCCCTTCCTACGCAGGACCCCGTCATCGCCAACGCGTCGGTCACCGCCCGCGAGTCGGCGCAGGACCACATCGTGATCCGCGGGGCGCGGCAGCACAACCTGAAGGACGTGGACCTCGACCTGCCGCGCAACGAGCTCATCGTCTTCACCGGCCCGTCCGGCTCCGGCAAATCGAGCCTCTGCTTCGACACCATCTACGCCGAGGGCCAGCGCCGCTACGTGGAGAGCCTGAGCGCCTACGCGCGGCAATTTCTGGAGCGGATGGACAAGCCGGAGGCCGACCTCATCACCGGCCTCGCCCCGGCCATCGCCATCGAGCAGAAAACGTCGGGCAACAATCCGCGCTCGACCGTTGCCACGCAGACGGAGATCTACGACCACCTGCGCCTCCTCTTCGCCCGCATCGGCACCACGTACTCGCCGGTGAGCGGAAAGCCCGTGAGCAAAGACACGCCGCACGGCGTGGCCCACGCGCTGGAGGACGAGATGGAGGATGGCAGCCGGTTCTACCTCTGCGCGCCCATCCCCGAGCATTCGGACATGGCCCTGCGCGACGAGCTCCGCAGCCTCCGCGAACGCGGCTTCTACCGGATCCTCCTGCTTCCCACCGAACGGCAGGCGGAGAAGGGCGAAACGCCGGAGACGATCGACCTCAACCAGCAGGACCCCAGCAGCGTCAACAGCTACGGGCGCGACCGGCTGCTCGTCCTCATCGACCGGCTGAAGGTGAAGGCAGGCGACGAAGACACGCGCTCCCGCATCGCCGAGTCTGTGGAGCAGGCGTTCGACGAGGGCGACGGCCGGTGCACGATTGTGCCCGCCCTGCGCGGTCGCGACGAACCGCCCGAAGACGGCGTCCCGACGTACGAGTTTAGCGCCCACTTTGAGCGGGACGGCATGCGGTTCAAGGAGCCGACGCCGCAGCTCTTCAGCTTCAACAGCCCGGTGGGCGCCTGTCCCACGTGCCAAGGCTTCGGGCGCGTGGCCGGGCTCGACGAGGATCTCATCATCCCTAACAAGGAGCTCTCGATCCGGGAGGGTGCTCTCGCGCCGTACCGCGGCGACAAGTGGAGCAAGCACTTCAAGGACCTGATCGCTGTGGCGGCGGACGTGGGCCTTAACATCGACTGCCCGTACCGCGAGCTGGAGGACTGGGAGAAAGAGCTCGTGTGGGAGGGCGAAGGCGACTACATCGGCCTTGAAGGTTTCTTCCGGTTCCTGGAGGAGAACTCCTACAAGCGGCACTACCGCATCTTCCGTGCCCGCTTCCGCGGCTACTCCGAATGCCCGGACTGCGAGGGCCACCGCCTGCGCGACGATGCCCTCTACGTGAAGGTGGGCGGCGACTCGGTTGAGAAGAAGCACATCGGCGAGGTCTGTGCGATGACGACGCGGGAGGCGCGCGACTACTTCGAAAACCTGGAGCTGACGGAGTACGAGCAGGAAGTGGCCGGGCGCGTGATGGAGGAACTCCGCAAGCGCAGCCGCTACTTGGTAGACGTGGGGCTCGACTACCTGACGCTCGACCGCCTCGCACAGACCCTCAGTGGCGGCGAGACGCAACGCATCAACCTGTCGACCTCGCTCGGCTCTTCGCTCGTTGGGTCCCTCTACGTGCTCGACGAGCCCACCGTGGGCCTGCACCCGCGCGACAACGAGCGCCTCATCGACATCCTCCAGCGCCTGCGCGACCTCGGCAACACGGTGCTCGTGGTGGAGCACGACCCGGTGACGATGGAGGCGGCCGATCAGATCGTAGACCTCGGCCCGCGCTCTGGCGCGTTCGGCGGCGAGGTCGTCTTTCAGGGCACGTACGAGGAGGTTCTAGAGGACGAGGACTCCCTCACGGGGCAGTACCTGAGCGGCCGGAAGAAAATCGACGTGCCCGACGAACGCCGTCCGGTGGACGAGGACGACGTGATTAGAATCGAGAATGCCCGGCAGCACAACCTCAAGAACGTCGACGTGACGATCCCACTGGGAATGATTACCTGCGTGACGGGCGTCAGCGGGTCCGGCAAGTCGACCCTCACCAACCAGACGCTCTTCGAGGGCCTGCACCGGCTCAAGGGCGGCAGCGGCGACGGCAAGGTGGGGGCGCACGACGCCATTCGCGGACACGAAAATGTGGATGCTGTGGAGATGGTGGACCAGTCGTCCATCGGGCGATCCCCGCGCTCCAACCCGGCGACCTATACCAACGCGTTCGACGGGATTCGCCGCCTCTTTGCCAAGACGCGGCAGGCCAACGTGCACGGCTACGACAAGGGGTTCTTTAGCTTCAACACCACGGGCGGGCGCTGCGAGGAGTGCGAGGGACAGGGTGTGGTGAAGGTGGAGATGCAATTCTTGGCCGACCTCTATCTGGAGTGCGAGGCCTGCAACGGGCGGCGCTACAAGAAGGAGGCCCTCGACGTGACGTATAACGGCAAGAACATCGCCGACGTGCTGGACATGACCGTTGACGAGGCCGCCGAGTTCTTCGAGGGAGAGCGCGCGGTCACCAACAAGCTGGAAACGCTGCAGGAGATCGGGCTCGGGTACCTCACGCTCGGCCAGCCGTCGACCACCCTTAGCGGCGGAGAGGCCCAGCGCATCAAGCTGGCCAGCCACCTCAACAGCCGCTCCTCGGACCGCACGCTCTACATCTTCGACGAGCCGACGACGGGCCTGCATTTCGACGACATCAAGCAGCTTCTTAATGCCTTCGAGCAGCTGGTCGACGACGGCCACTCGGTGATTATCATCGAGCACAATCTCGACGTGATCAAATACGCCGACCACGTGATCGACCTGGGGCCGGAAGGGGGCGATGCCGGCGGGGAGATCGTGGTGACGGGCACGCCCGAAGAGGTGGCGGCCTGCGAAGACAGTCACACGGGGCGATTCCTGCAGGACGTACTGTAA
- a CDS encoding TrkH family potassium uptake protein: MSLPSSSQPSTRSVAPWRQDPQHDGSLWSTFWRALSPSQLFVGSFLLMIAAGTVGFKVLPGLYTGPPLNWLDALFTATSAICVTGLIVVDTATYFTTWGQAYVLLLIQLGGLGIIAFTSLIIVVLGRRMSLRQETLTSGAAGIVEEIDYRELTWAIFRFTVLAELLGAVLLYVCWGPQLGWTGAVWPSVFHSISAFCNAGFSTFSTSLMGFQSNLPLLMVVMALIVVGGLGFLTLEELYVWRRVYREKERFRLSVHSQLVLGTTVLLIVGGWVAFTAFEWDSTLAGMSWGERLVNGLFASITPRTAGFNSIDYAQMETETSVLTLIYMMIGGSPGSTAGGVKTTTFAILGLLAWSRLHGKPTTSISGRTLPESTVQKAMSLFIVAISIVALGIFVFSTTEIPHTMPAADAPFLSYVFEAVSAFNTVGLSMGATGALTEAGRITTILLMFIGRVGTLTFVAAMAREPKRIAGGFRYAHEDVAIG, translated from the coding sequence ATGTCTCTCCCGTCCTCGTCTCAGCCGTCCACGCGCTCAGTGGCCCCGTGGCGTCAAGATCCGCAGCACGACGGATCGCTCTGGAGTACATTCTGGCGAGCTCTCTCGCCCTCTCAACTCTTTGTCGGGTCCTTTCTGCTTATGATCGCGGCGGGAACCGTTGGGTTCAAGGTGCTGCCGGGGCTCTATACAGGGCCGCCCCTGAACTGGCTCGACGCGCTTTTTACCGCAACGAGCGCCATCTGCGTGACGGGACTCATTGTGGTGGATACGGCGACCTACTTCACCACCTGGGGACAGGCGTACGTCCTGCTCCTCATTCAGCTCGGCGGGCTCGGCATCATTGCATTCACGTCGCTCATTATCGTGGTGCTGGGACGACGCATGTCGCTTCGGCAGGAGACCTTGACGAGTGGGGCGGCGGGGATCGTGGAAGAGATTGACTATCGCGAACTGACGTGGGCCATTTTCCGATTCACGGTCCTCGCAGAGCTTCTCGGGGCGGTGCTGCTTTACGTTTGCTGGGGGCCGCAACTGGGGTGGACTGGCGCCGTGTGGCCATCGGTCTTTCATTCCATCAGCGCGTTTTGCAACGCGGGGTTCTCCACGTTCTCGACCTCGCTGATGGGCTTTCAGTCCAACCTACCGCTGCTGATGGTGGTGATGGCGCTCATTGTGGTGGGCGGGCTGGGCTTTCTCACGCTGGAGGAGCTCTACGTGTGGCGCCGTGTGTATCGAGAGAAGGAGCGTTTCCGGCTGTCAGTGCACTCGCAGCTCGTGCTTGGGACAACCGTCCTCCTCATCGTGGGCGGGTGGGTTGCATTCACGGCATTCGAGTGGGACAGTACGCTGGCGGGCATGTCGTGGGGAGAGCGCCTCGTGAACGGGCTCTTTGCGAGCATAACGCCCCGCACGGCGGGGTTCAACTCGATCGACTACGCGCAGATGGAGACGGAAACGAGTGTTCTGACGCTCATCTACATGATGATCGGCGGCTCGCCCGGCTCCACGGCCGGAGGGGTGAAAACCACCACGTTCGCCATTCTCGGACTTCTGGCGTGGTCGCGACTCCACGGCAAGCCCACGACGAGCATTTCCGGCCGCACCCTCCCTGAAAGCACGGTGCAGAAGGCCATGAGCCTGTTCATCGTGGCGATTAGCATCGTCGCGCTTGGCATTTTCGTTTTCAGTACCACGGAAATTCCGCACACGATGCCAGCCGCCGATGCTCCATTCCTCTCCTACGTTTTCGAGGCTGTGAGCGCCTTCAACACCGTGGGGTTATCAATGGGCGCAACCGGGGCGTTGACGGAGGCTGGGCGCATCACGACCATCCTGCTCATGTTCATCGGGCGCGTGGGGACGCTCACGTTCGTCGCGGCGATGGCACGCGAGCCCAAACGCATTGCCGGGGGCTTTCGGTATGCGCACGAGGACGTAGCGATTGGCTAA
- a CDS encoding LacI family DNA-binding transcriptional regulator, protein MVTLKDVAREADVSISTVSRALNNSEKVHPQTKQRVREVADELGYKPSRVARRLRLEEGKASLLGLVIPDIQNPFFADVTRGVEDVAQAHDYGLLLSNSDEDPEKQRFVLDILQTEEVDGVIVPPVCDEDTAIAQLLETNIAVVCVDRRMQNARVDTILSDNRKGAYEAVSHLLELGHRRIGFIGGIPRISTLTERRQGYEQALSDHGQAVDPALIKETETRRERGKLLTEELLALADPPTALFTGNNLTTLEVLSTLHERGVAVPEEMAVVGYDDVPWPMALNPPPTVVDQPGYEMGRRAAEILLERLQNPGRSPTTVTLQPRLIVRQSCGAGVKSPV, encoded by the coding sequence ATGGTCACACTTAAGGACGTTGCTCGTGAAGCGGACGTGTCGATTTCAACCGTGTCGCGAGCCCTCAACAATTCCGAAAAAGTCCACCCCCAAACCAAGCAGCGTGTGCGAGAAGTAGCCGACGAGTTGGGCTACAAGCCGAGTCGAGTGGCCCGGCGCCTGCGGTTGGAAGAGGGGAAGGCCAGTCTTCTCGGGCTCGTGATTCCCGACATTCAGAACCCATTTTTTGCCGATGTCACGCGGGGGGTAGAGGACGTGGCCCAGGCCCACGACTACGGTCTCCTTCTCAGCAACTCCGATGAGGACCCGGAGAAGCAGCGCTTTGTGCTCGACATTCTCCAGACGGAGGAGGTTGATGGGGTCATTGTGCCGCCGGTTTGTGACGAGGACACGGCGATTGCGCAATTGCTGGAGACCAATATCGCGGTGGTGTGCGTCGATCGCCGGATGCAGAATGCACGCGTGGACACGATTCTCTCCGACAACCGAAAAGGGGCCTACGAGGCCGTGTCCCACCTCCTTGAACTCGGGCACAGGCGTATCGGCTTTATCGGGGGTATTCCGCGGATCTCGACCCTTACCGAGCGGCGACAGGGCTATGAGCAGGCCCTCTCCGATCACGGCCAGGCGGTCGATCCTGCGCTGATAAAAGAGACGGAGACCCGCCGAGAGCGGGGGAAGCTTTTGACCGAGGAACTATTGGCGTTGGCGGATCCGCCGACGGCCCTGTTTACGGGCAACAACCTCACCACACTCGAAGTCTTGTCTACGTTGCACGAGCGCGGTGTGGCGGTGCCGGAGGAGATGGCCGTGGTTGGGTACGACGACGTGCCGTGGCCGATGGCGCTGAATCCTCCGCCCACGGTCGTCGATCAGCCCGGGTATGAGATGGGACGCCGGGCCGCAGAGATCTTGTTGGAGCGCCTCCAGAATCCAGGTCGTTCGCCGACGACGGTCACCCTCCAGCCGCGTCTCATCGTTCGTCAGTCGTGCGGGGCCGGCGTGAAATCACCAGTCTAA